The following coding sequences are from one Onychostoma macrolepis isolate SWU-2019 chromosome 24, ASM1243209v1, whole genome shotgun sequence window:
- the LOC131533749 gene encoding uncharacterized protein LOC131533749 — protein sequence MIFGVRDKNKPHKTILMAGETGTGKTTLINVMVNYMLGVQREDKVWFEITDDQSDQTSVHRQTSSITVYGFYLQESPIHLTIIDTPGYGDTRGIDLDKQIAVSLYNLSDSAEGIHEIDAVCLVINATQNRFSDRQKYIFDAVQSLFGRDFAENIILLVTHSNGFPPKNALTAVKEAKLKCAVNDKNQPVFFLFDNCQSDAADEQYETIQEHSWNLSVRGMEQFFNFLDTIQPKSLKMTRDVLQKRKQLETNIYNLQSRVQEMEIKQNELKQTQAALEQNKQHVEENLNFEYEVEVTHKERVNIDPALASVAMCCTVCEENCHYPGCWWVSGLSWCSVMKNNHCTVCTGKCHYSKHIKETKIYVTKKRKEKRIYTDLKKKYDSKTRDGVFVVKKLEEELQELEKEKINLVKDAFDCVETLQKIALNTDSLFTLQHTDFLFEKMKEIDELEKAKTLENIKKRAGEEKQGALGYFTRFFKK from the coding sequence ATGATCTTTGGAGTGAGAGACAAAAACAAACCCCATAAAACCATTCTGATGGCTGGAgaaacaggaacaggaaaaacAACCCTGATCAATGTGATGGTCAACTACATGTTGGGTGTTCAGAGAGAAGACAAGGTTTGGTTTGAGATCACAGATGATCAGAGCGACCAAACATCAGTTCACAGACAGACCTCCAGCATCACTGTTTATGGGTTTTATCTACAAGAGAGTCCAATCCATTTAACAATCATCGACACACCGGGATATGGAGACACACGTGGAATTGATCTTGATAAACAGATCGCTGTGAGTTTGTACAATTTAAGTGACTCTGCAGAAGGGATTCATGAAATAGATGCAGTGTGTCTGGTGATTAATGCAACACAGAATCGTTTCTCAGacagacaaaaatacatttttgatgcTGTTCAATCTTTATTTGGAAGAGATTTTGCTGAAAACATCATCTTGCTCGTCACACACTCAAATGGATTTCCACCTAAAAATGCCCTGACGGCTGTTAAAGAGGCTAAACTCAAGTGTGCAGTGAATGACAAGAATCAGCCAGTGTTTTTCCTGTTTGATAACTGCCAGTCAGACGCTGCTGATGAACAATATGAAACAATCCAAGAACACTCATGGAATCTCAGTGTTAGAGGAATGGAACAATTCTTCAATTTTCTTGACACAATACAACCAAAATCCTTGAAGATGACTCGAGATGTGTTGCAGAAACGAAAACAGTTGGAGACAAATATCTACAATCTACAATCACGGGTGCAAGAGAtggaaataaagcaaaatgagcTGAAACAAACTCAAGCAGCTCTGGAGCAGAACAAGCAACATGTCGAAGAAAATCTAAACTTTGAGTATGAAGTTGAAGTGACCCACAAAGAAAGGGTTAATATTGATCCTGCTTTAGCCAGTGTGGCGATGTGCTGCACCGTCTGTGAGGAGAACTGTCATTATCCAGGATGCTGGTGGGTCAGCGGTCTCTCGTGGTGCAGCGTGATGAAAAATAATCACTGTACAGTTTGCACTGGTAAGTGCCACTACAGCAAACACATCaaagaaactaaaatatatgTGACAAAGAAAAGGAAGGAGAAGAGGATATATACAGATTTAAAGAAGAAGTATGACAGTAAGACTAGGGATGGTGTGTTTGTGGTTAAGAAGCTGGAAGAAGAGCTGCAAGAATtagagaaagagaaaataaatcTGGTGAAAGATGCTTTCGACTGTGTGGAAACTCTGCAGAAGATCGCACTCAACACTGATTCACTGTTCACTCTTCAGCACACTGATTTCCTGTTTGAGAAGATGAAGGAAATTGATGAACTTGAAAAGGCCAAAACACTGGAAAACATCAAGAAGAGAGCAGGAGAAGAAAAACAAGGAGCACTTGGATACTTtacaagattttttaaaaaataa